In Aedes albopictus strain Foshan chromosome 3, AalbF5, whole genome shotgun sequence, the genomic window ctctAATGTGGGCCCCAAAAACAAGAGTTTGAATATATTAAACATAAGTACatcgatttcttttttttttgtttttttttacggttAAGGAAAAAAATATGTCACACAAATGTTTTGTTCATTCATACAGGATACATTTAAAAAGTACATATACTGATTATAGAATACGGTAATGCCTCTCTAGATATGAATTTGCTGCAACCATGCATTAAAACTGATCCCCCAAAACAGTAATGCTGGGAAATATACTTAACCCTTAAAGGCGCACGACAataaaaaactgatttaaaaaataaattaataattaataataaaagtgaaggtcaattattttggagcgtttttaggtatgttgttttaaaacaacattgcgcATTTAAGGGTTAAATTCTACGGTTGGATTATTTAGCAATTAAAATATaggtttatgcaattcagtatcataatttatattttatataactcattttggtatcataatggccaacttttccgaactggttcataatgcaactgaaatgagttgcataataaaaaatagttgcataatgttcataatgcaactcatttgagttgcattatgaacattatgcaactcaaatgagatgcattatgaaaaaatcattgcataaaattttgtatggaactcgttgcaaaactcgatttttcagcactcttcgtatttatacaactcggcaagcctcgttgaataaatgtacgactcgtgctgaaaaaatcaactttttgcaactcgttacataaataactattttaagcttaatagaaaaagaaaaatatttttgcttcAACAATTTGAAATTTAAGACATTGATGTGCAATTatcaaaaatatataaaacttcaagtgaaAATTCAGATTATTGTGCTTCAGGTTTTTTGGGGCCCCCCTCTAATcgaggggcccggggcacttgcccccatagccccccccttaaatccgggcctggtgAGGAACATagttatgttggacgctctccttatcgactcaccgttttgcagcccacataCACACTATGTACATCtgtcatattttatatttttaacctTCAAAGACACTTATGGCGATAATTGTAGAAGATCTTATATTATATATAAATTTTTACATGATAGAATGTCATCATTTTTGAACTATAAATAGATAAAACATATTTTCTCATTTTTAAATTACACTTCTTTTTGGTATCTTTTCAGAACTTGCGCATGAAGACAAAGAAACAACTAGCAGCGGCCGctgcggcggcagcagcagccgcTGAAACTAAAGCCGCCTCAACTGCCGGAAGTGCAAGTGCAACTAGCATCACAGCTTCCACCCCAGACACAGCTACTCCGGTGGGTGCCATcaagaaacccctgaaacgcctacAATCGAAAACcaaagagattcctccgaaatcgAGTGAcgcacagcagcagcagctaacACCATCCGTCAGTTCTTCCGGAGGGCCAGCACCCAAACAACAGAAACAATCAGCCGGTAATCCTAAATCTCCCGTTCATCCTACTGCCAAGAATGTCAAACATAGTCCAGCGAGATCTGCCGGCACTCCTGCGGCATCCAGGGTAAAGAAATCAACGCCCTCGACAGGTGCCAGAAGCGTTCCCAGCGCAGACAAGAAGAAAATTCAAAAGGAGttgaaaaatttgggtattaccgATCGGGCCATCAATCAAATCGATACAGCCGCCGTCAACCCGTGCAACCCGTCAATCAGCGAGATGGTTAAAACCAAGTCGCGTGCCACCGTCAGCCAGCAGAAAGCAACCGATTTTGGTACCCTGGGTGGTCCGTCGGCGATCGTCCCAAAAAGCGTTCCCACTGCGACTAGTACTGCTCCTCCAGCAGTGGAGAATCCCAAACCATCGGAACCGATAGCGGCGGCGACCACTCCTACCAAGAAGAAACCGGTCCCCAAAACAAAGGACACCAAGAAACAAGAGGAGGGCGCGAAAAACAAAACTCCAGTCACAGCTCAACCGGCAACGTCTAGCGAACCACCTCCGTCCCAGTCCCAGCCTCAACCCAGTGTGGCTAAAGAAGATGTTAAAGCGCCACCCGTGTCCAAGAACACGGATAGCAAAAGTAAAGCAAAAAAGCAACCCGAAAGCAAAGATGATAATGATGCTGCCACCACTGGCGTCGTCAGCGTAGAACAACAACCGCAAAAGGCGGGAAAGAAGAACACACCGGCTGCAACCAAGCCAAAAGCAAAATCCAAAAAGGCAATCCTAGAGGAGAAGAAGGCAGCGGCTGCGAAGGCTGCCGAAGAGGCGAAGGCAGCGGAAGAGGCGAAGGCCGAGGAAGATGCAAAGGTTGCGGCCGCCGCGGCTGCTTCTAAACAAGAAGCAGAAGAGAAACAAAGGATGGAAGAGGAACGAACGTGTTCCCTGGAGTTGGTAGAATCAGATGACAAGAACGATGAAGAAGAAGTCCAAAGTCGCATTGAAGATATTGTCAAGTCGTTAGAAGACGACGATGATGAGGAGATGGGTATGGGGCCACTTTTAATTGAACCCAAGGTGGTGAAAGAAGAAACAACAGAAGCAAAGAAAAAGCAACCAACGAAGGTTGCGAAGGGGAAAAGTGACGGTCAGAAGACGAAAAAGATACAATTTAGCAATATTGATGAAGATGCAGATAAATTTGATGAACCTAGCAAGGAGCAAACGGAAATATTTGTCCAATCAACAAAAGTTACAGTAAATAAAGATACTCCCAAAGCTACAACAAAGCGAAAAAATACTAGACCGAGGAAACCTGCGGTGAAGAAAAAGTCTGAACCAAAAAGTGTAACTGAATCTCCGAAACTTACTGCAGAGTCTCCTAGCGGTAATGATGACATAAGTACCGCACTTCTTAATCCCGAACCTACAACTAGCCAATCTTCGAATACTCCTTCAAATGAAGCAACACAATTTCCAACCGAACCAAAAGCTTGTGAACTAACTGATCTTCCCGACCCACCTAAATCTATTCGTTCTTCCACGGAAAACGATGACGACCTGCCCCTAAACCGTCTCAAGGATCAACCCCAATCCGAGAAACCGCAAACCTTTGCCATTCCTCAAACACCTCCTTCCGTCAAAGTCAGTCCCAGTGCTTCATCAACTCCCAACTCTACCGAACCAGTAACCAAAGCTCCTCCCAAATCCAAACGAAAATATGTCCGCAAGACTCCCACCATCCCGGGATCCAACTCTAAGAAAAAACCTACGAAATCAACCACTTCCGCAGCCTTGGCTAGAGATCCAAAAGATGGCAAACCGTCGTCGGAGAAAAGGGATGTGTACGATTTCGATGAATTTTCCGACTGTGAAATTGACGGACCGGCGAAAGGTGGCAAACCCGTTTTCAAGCGAAAGCAGGTTCAAACGAGTTCGGCGAAGGAGGAAGATGAACCGGAAGATGAGCCAGCAATGAGTAGCAAAACCGCTGAGGAAAATGAGAGCAAAcatgaa contains:
- the LOC109401326 gene encoding titin-like; the protein is MKTKKQLAAAAAAAAAAAETKAASTAGSASATSITASTPDTATPVGAIKKPLKRLQSKTKEIPPKSSDAQQQQLTPSVSSSGGPAPKQQKQSAGNPKSPVHPTAKNVKHSPARSAGTPAASRVKKSTPSTGARSVPSADKKKIQKELKNLGITDRAINQIDTAAVNPCNPSISEMVKTKSRATVSQQKATDFGTLGGPSAIVPKSVPTATSTAPPAVENPKPSEPIAAATTPTKKKPVPKTKDTKKQEEGAKNKTPVTAQPATSSEPPPSQSQPQPSVAKEDVKAPPVSKNTDSKSKAKKQPESKDDNDAATTGVVSVEQQPQKAGKKNTPAATKPKAKSKKAILEEKKAAAAKAAEEAKAAEEAKAEEDAKVAAAAAASKQEAEEKQRMEEERTCSLELVESDDKNDEEEVQSRIEDIVKSLEDDDDEEMGMGPLLIEPKVVKEETTEAKKKQPTKVAKGKSDGQKTKKIQFSNIDEDADKFDEPSKEQTEIFVQSTKVTVNKDTPKATTKRKNTRPRKPAVKKKSEPKSVTESPKLTAESPSGNDDISTALLNPEPTTSQSSNTPSNEATQFPTEPKACELTDLPDPPKSIRSSTENDDDLPLNRLKDQPQSEKPQTFAIPQTPPSVKVSPSASSTPNSTEPVTKAPPKSKRKYVRKTPTIPGSNSKKKPTKSTTSAALARDPKDGKPSSEKRDVYDFDEFSDCEIDGPAKGGKPVFKRKQVQTSSAKEEDEPEDEPAMSSKTAEENESKHENKEIEKPESECEPQKDEKDTKKADKPKVKVVQKTKTQQKEPDSSDSDQSEEDKPLRKPSKPSPKPKATKPPIKDSITDSEMDESEEDDKERDPDERRATPVSRKIKQEVRDSSEDDEDSDGYSSEESVRTRIVKKQLTAKTRHLKLYGFWSGPKRHRVASLNAIAKVHCLYENETRAALEASLMKQGPPRAPRVREVVKKEKPEEDVKKSEVKVEEKKKEVEGAKKVQVDLEKSKEDEKKTKIEEKKPKDDEKKKAVKVAAVKEEKKKVTKKAETKEEKKKETKKVEVKEEKKEDKKKEKEKEKRKDETESESESESEEEVVTRTLRCVPGLRGAGKHWDPNASSMESEGDVLPDSDETYAQGKDTDPVKKRKVKRKVIKKVKPKAKAEKTEKPDKPKPPAKKIKKEVKALLSDAEKQQDDESSSSSASSEKAPIKPKSDEPKKRKREPKEKKEVVEVLGKKRMASLNATAMLAATYEVQRILYRNTDSDSDSPAEKPKAKKAKEQKETKDKESVKAEEKKSSKAAVKDAKNDEEHEPAEGSAKSAEKDKPKEKEKEKEKEKDKPKEKDPEVLLTVKTEPMRDKKDDTAAEVKRELEEPRPVSSNVVIAQDTEVTITGVYVNSGLGANQEAYCKMQYRVQQSVTEERLVRPGEAPPKSYTPLTALSSMRPPNDQSALSTPPLFGQPAQCDSPLGLVGPPRGFYPPSTSSSGSSSAFCAPIPHDSPGTHRFLACFTWRIRFEPNH